In Crassostrea angulata isolate pt1a10 chromosome 4, ASM2561291v2, whole genome shotgun sequence, one genomic interval encodes:
- the LOC128182270 gene encoding uncharacterized protein LOC128182270, whose translation MDIDATYPSYGYSPQLGYGSGYPLYSGLGSLGGGLGLGSGLGIGSGLGSGLGFFEGLGTELGTLNGFRLGRGIDSFGGLGSGLSGFGLNGLGLFEGLGGVTGYTPSHGLGNSIGYSPCPTYNTGFGGLGGLGSLGGLGSNLGELDGLNGGLDGLGGLNGGLISGSIGGGYHSE comes from the exons atggacattgatg CAACCTATCCTAGCTATGGATATTCTCCCCAACTTGGATATGGTTCTGGCTATCCTCTCTACAGTGGACTCGGTTCTTTGGGTGGTGGTTTAGGACTTGGCAGCGGCCTTGGAATTGGCAGTGGTCTAGGCAGCGGTCTTGGCTTCTTTGAAGGATTAGGCACTGAACTCGGTACCCTCAATGGTTTTAGACTTGGCAGGGGAATTGATTCCTTCGGTGGTTTAGGAAGTGGACTTAGCGGCTTTGGACTAAATGGGCTTGGCTTATTTGAAGGACTAGGTGGAGTGACCGGATATACTCCAAGCCATGGTCTTGGAAACAGTATCGGATACTCTCCCTGCCCTACCTACAATACTGGATTTGGAGGTTTGGGTGGATTAGGAAGTTTGGGAGGATTAGGGTCTAACCTAGGTGAATTAGATGGATTAAATGGAGGACTTGATGGTTTGGGTGGACTGAATGGAGGTCTTATCAGTGGAAGCATCGGTGGAGGTTATCACAGTGAGTAG